The following are encoded in a window of Methylicorpusculum oleiharenae genomic DNA:
- a CDS encoding undecaprenyl-phosphate glucose phosphotransferase — protein MPLGLSNIFNGLFKQYGHTVILLLRFVDLAMLMGAAWVSHYFWLRQVVIDQDYRIVIALGLLAAIIFFEMGQVYRPWRNDVMRGEIARIVRAWVFAVVSVITIVASIRLHFWFGSSYRWIITWWSLGLLFILTARGLLSQLLHWLRSRGWSQGRILLVGLNQMAVAVSRQLNNSSWAGLQVVGYVDDRSENRQSVGDLSLIRLGELQDLNAIVTREAIDEVWIAFPGESLAERAQYQLRHLPVSIRLVIDCFAFKHSKFLSLNTVAGIPTLDFSVSPLDGINRYVKEIMDRLSALILLVLISPLLLFIAIGVKLSSPGPVFYRQERVGWNNHSFTMLKFRSMPVNAEAATGAVWAKPGENRATRFGGFLRKTSLDELPQLINVLRGDMSLVGPRPERPDFVEVFKDQVPNYMKKHMVKAGITGWAQVNGWRGDTDLNRRIEHDLYYIQHWSVWFDLEIALRTLLTGFINKNAY, from the coding sequence ATGCCACTCGGTTTGAGCAACATTTTCAACGGGCTCTTCAAGCAATATGGCCACACTGTAATCCTCTTGTTGCGTTTCGTCGATCTGGCGATGCTGATGGGGGCGGCTTGGGTGTCTCATTACTTTTGGCTGCGGCAGGTGGTGATCGATCAGGATTACCGGATTGTGATTGCATTAGGGCTTTTGGCGGCCATTATCTTTTTTGAAATGGGTCAGGTTTACCGGCCCTGGCGTAATGATGTCATGCGCGGAGAAATCGCACGTATCGTTAGAGCTTGGGTATTTGCCGTTGTCTCGGTGATTACGATCGTGGCATCGATACGGCTGCATTTTTGGTTCGGCTCCAGTTACCGCTGGATCATCACTTGGTGGTCGCTGGGTCTGCTGTTTATTCTCACGGCTAGAGGACTTCTATCCCAATTACTGCATTGGTTACGTTCTCGAGGCTGGTCTCAGGGCCGTATCCTTTTGGTAGGCTTGAATCAAATGGCGGTTGCCGTCAGTCGTCAATTGAATAATTCCTCCTGGGCAGGATTACAAGTGGTCGGTTATGTCGATGATCGGTCCGAAAACCGGCAATCGGTGGGTGATTTATCGCTGATCAGGCTTGGTGAATTACAGGATCTCAATGCGATTGTCACCCGCGAAGCCATTGACGAAGTCTGGATTGCCTTTCCAGGTGAATCACTTGCCGAACGAGCGCAATATCAGTTGAGGCATTTACCGGTCAGTATTCGTCTGGTTATCGATTGTTTTGCTTTCAAGCACAGTAAATTCCTCAGTTTGAACACGGTGGCCGGTATTCCGACTTTGGATTTTTCGGTATCGCCCCTGGATGGAATTAATCGCTATGTCAAAGAAATCATGGACAGATTGTCGGCATTAATCCTTCTCGTGCTGATCAGTCCATTACTGTTATTCATTGCTATCGGCGTCAAGCTGAGTTCACCAGGGCCGGTGTTTTATCGGCAGGAACGGGTGGGCTGGAATAATCATTCATTTACGATGTTGAAGTTCCGGTCTATGCCGGTGAATGCAGAAGCAGCAACCGGCGCGGTCTGGGCAAAACCCGGCGAAAACCGTGCGACACGATTTGGCGGATTCTTGCGAAAAACCAGTCTTGATGAACTACCGCAACTGATCAATGTGCTCAGGGGGGATATGTCGCTGGTAGGGCCTCGCCCGGAACGTCCTGATTTTGTCGAAGTATTCAAAGACCAAGTGCCCAATTACATGAAGAAACATATGGTCAAAGCAGGTATTACGGGCTGGGCTCAAGTCAATGGCTGGCGCGGTGATACCGATTTGAACCGGCGCATTGAACATGATTTGTATTACATCCAGCATTGGTCGGTGTGGTTTGATCTGGAGATTGCTCTGCGCACCCTGTTGACTGGTTTTATCAATAAGAACGCCTACTAA
- a CDS encoding PilZ domain-containing protein: MNTVKVNGKKLNRRVDFRIYEQVNLYFHKVDSSQINEFQPGFDNILTLSLSTQPVAQINGQSAEQSLPYSQSRENDTLNVNISSSGIAFTSKEELNPGDYLVIRLFLLSSLTVIMTCCKVVYCKPSNPYEKNRYPHLIGAHFVNMTAEDSELLERFVARRKKQQMIASGLLLSLLITILAVPDVLTDLFLDLCDQAIDLFLEALSIAYDYASMGLDYVIEHLFDTDRHQTQVIEFYTMTVFGLVLLYELWRHLPRLCLHLIDKQREFWFRKKASLLYFWGEQSLLNKVKIAGMGIVAITCYGYFAI, from the coding sequence ATGAATACAGTGAAGGTAAACGGCAAAAAACTAAATCGAAGAGTTGATTTTCGAATTTACGAGCAGGTAAATCTTTACTTCCATAAAGTCGACAGTAGCCAAATCAATGAATTCCAGCCCGGTTTTGATAACATTCTCACTCTATCTCTTTCGACCCAGCCGGTTGCACAAATTAACGGGCAGTCAGCAGAGCAATCACTACCCTATTCTCAAAGCCGCGAAAATGACACGCTCAATGTCAACATCAGTTCCAGCGGCATCGCATTTACCAGTAAAGAGGAATTAAATCCCGGTGATTATCTGGTAATCAGACTATTTTTGTTATCCAGCCTGACGGTTATTATGACGTGTTGCAAAGTGGTTTATTGCAAACCCAGCAACCCTTATGAAAAAAATCGCTACCCGCATCTGATTGGCGCACATTTTGTCAACATGACTGCGGAAGACAGTGAATTATTGGAACGGTTTGTTGCCAGGAGAAAAAAACAGCAGATGATTGCGAGCGGGTTGCTACTCAGTCTTCTAATTACAATTCTTGCGGTGCCTGATGTATTAACTGATTTATTCCTGGATCTTTGCGATCAGGCGATTGACCTGTTTCTGGAAGCGCTATCCATAGCCTACGATTACGCAAGTATGGGCCTGGATTATGTTATTGAACATCTATTCGATACTGACCGGCACCAAACTCAAGTCATTGAATTTTACACCATGACCGTTTTCGGACTTGTCTTGTTGTATGAATTGTGGCGTCATTTACCCCGATTATGCTTGCACTTAATTGATAAACAGCGTGAATTCTGGTTTCGCAAGAAAGCAAGTCTTCTTTACTTTTGGGGAGAGCAATCCTTGTTGAATAAAGTCAAAATCGCCGGAATGGGCATTGTCGCGATCACCTGTTACGGCTACTTTGCGATCTGA
- a CDS encoding ISNCY family transposase → MIDLIRRTFEDLPDSRKPGNNQKYRIEDAVLSAFSVFFTQSPSFLDYQRRMEKLHNRNNAQSIFGVHQIPSTSQIGNLLDPIAPETLYPVLAEVGDRLYTQGCLKPFVSVGSTLLVALDGTDSFSSEKISCPCCTQQTLKNGQTLYRHTLVTPVIVAPGQSQVVPLPPEFVRVQDGVDKQDCELAAAKRWLTNWGPHYAPRGITVLGDDLYCHQPFCEAVRAQNMAFLFVCKPDSHELLYEWLDDFTRIGEIQTLEKSRWNGKQRLTERYRYFNQVPLRNSDDALMVNWCEVTILNAKQEVVYRNAWATSHTLDEHNVIEMVAAGRARWKIENENNNVLKNHGYHFEHNFAHGKQQLSNFLATLNLLAFLTHTVLEWLDEAYRAVRNAAPSRRTFFEQFRTLLQFMPFDNWQHLMRFMLYGENQIPRKT, encoded by the coding sequence ATAATTGACCTGATACGCCGCACCTTCGAAGACTTACCGGACTCCCGTAAACCCGGCAACAATCAGAAATACAGGATAGAAGATGCCGTTCTGAGTGCCTTCTCGGTGTTTTTCACGCAAAGCCCGTCTTTTCTGGATTATCAGCGACGGATGGAAAAACTCCACAATCGAAATAACGCACAATCGATTTTTGGTGTTCATCAAATTCCTTCGACCAGCCAAATCGGCAACTTGCTGGATCCCATTGCACCGGAAACACTCTATCCGGTGTTGGCCGAAGTGGGTGACAGATTGTACACACAAGGTTGCCTGAAGCCGTTCGTGAGTGTTGGCAGTACTTTGTTGGTGGCGCTGGACGGCACCGATTCCTTCAGTTCGGAAAAAATTTCCTGTCCATGCTGTACCCAACAAACGCTGAAAAACGGTCAGACCTTATACCGTCACACGTTGGTGACACCGGTCATTGTGGCTCCCGGACAAAGCCAGGTAGTGCCTTTGCCGCCGGAATTTGTTCGCGTCCAAGATGGCGTGGACAAACAGGATTGCGAACTGGCGGCGGCCAAGCGCTGGCTGACGAATTGGGGGCCTCATTACGCGCCCCGCGGCATTACGGTGCTGGGTGACGATTTATATTGTCACCAGCCGTTTTGTGAGGCCGTGCGGGCGCAGAACATGGCTTTTCTGTTTGTCTGCAAGCCTGATTCGCATGAGCTATTGTACGAATGGCTCGACGATTTTACCCGAATCGGTGAGATTCAAACGCTCGAGAAAAGCCGTTGGAACGGAAAACAACGATTGACCGAACGCTATCGGTATTTCAATCAAGTCCCTCTCCGCAATAGCGACGATGCATTAATGGTTAATTGGTGCGAAGTGACGATCCTCAATGCCAAACAAGAAGTGGTCTACCGCAATGCCTGGGCAACGTCACACACTCTCGACGAACACAATGTGATCGAGATGGTCGCCGCGGGCCGCGCTCGTTGGAAAATAGAGAACGAAAACAACAATGTCCTCAAGAACCATGGCTATCATTTCGAGCATAACTTTGCCCACGGCAAACAGCAGTTGTCCAACTTCTTGGCAACCCTCAACTTATTGGCTTTCCTCACTCATACGGTGCTTGAATGGCTCGACGAGGCTTACCGTGCCGTCCGCAATGCCGCACCTTCCAGGCGGACATTCTTCGAACAATTCCGAACCTTACTTCAATTTATGCCTTTTGATAATTGGCAGCATTTGATGCGGTTCATGCTCTATGGAGAAAATCAAATACCTAGAAAAACGTAA
- a CDS encoding cation:proton antiporter, whose protein sequence is METYPTELLLIAFIAMMAPLITELPKGFRLPVVVLEVILGVLIGPHVFNFSSPTGLIGLLGDLGLTFLLFMVGLEIDFEKIHGRPFSLAVGGWFVSLSVAMICMYFFNSIGLIQTPPFLAAVAMSTTALGILAPILRDRGLLDTDFGTYLIAAAAVGEFGPLVIISMLLIPTHSTIVHTLFMVTFIIIALIAAYVALNMRSSRFIEILTKTMQSSGQLPVRICILVQILFVALAAKFGLNIVIGAFTAGIVVGLAIKGDGGDMLRHKLDAIGYGFLIPIFFIVAGMRFEVSALWSVPLAPLQVVLLSGLLVLVRGLPVFFYRKILVPEDQLSFAFYSATGLPLIVIISEIGVSSGLMPPDRAAILVSAGMVSILLFPILAIKLRGKAILPW, encoded by the coding sequence ATGGAAACCTATCCTACTGAACTTCTGTTGATTGCATTTATTGCAATGATGGCTCCTCTCATTACCGAACTGCCTAAGGGGTTCCGTTTACCTGTTGTCGTTCTTGAAGTCATTTTGGGGGTACTGATTGGTCCTCATGTCTTCAACTTTTCTAGTCCAACCGGACTGATCGGGTTATTAGGAGATCTGGGGTTGACCTTTCTGCTATTCATGGTTGGACTTGAGATCGATTTCGAAAAGATTCACGGCAGACCTTTCTCTTTGGCAGTCGGCGGTTGGTTTGTTTCGTTATCGGTAGCCATGATTTGCATGTATTTCTTTAATTCCATCGGCCTCATTCAAACGCCTCCTTTTTTAGCAGCGGTCGCCATGTCAACTACCGCACTGGGTATACTGGCTCCCATTCTGCGAGATCGCGGACTGCTGGATACGGACTTTGGGACGTATTTGATTGCTGCCGCAGCGGTCGGTGAATTCGGACCCTTAGTCATCATTTCAATGCTGTTGATACCAACTCACAGCACCATTGTACATACGTTGTTTATGGTGACCTTTATTATCATCGCTCTAATAGCCGCCTATGTTGCCCTAAATATGCGCTCATCCCGGTTCATTGAAATACTGACGAAGACTATGCAAAGCAGTGGTCAGTTGCCGGTGAGAATTTGTATTTTGGTGCAGATCCTGTTCGTCGCTCTCGCTGCCAAATTTGGTTTAAATATCGTCATCGGAGCATTTACAGCTGGAATAGTCGTTGGGCTTGCCATTAAAGGAGACGGTGGCGACATGTTGCGACATAAACTGGACGCTATTGGTTATGGCTTTCTGATACCTATATTTTTTATTGTCGCCGGCATGAGGTTCGAAGTCAGTGCCTTATGGTCAGTCCCTTTAGCACCTTTACAAGTAGTTCTTTTATCAGGCCTTTTGGTCTTGGTTAGAGGCTTGCCCGTCTTCTTTTATCGAAAGATTCTCGTTCCCGAAGACCAGCTATCATTCGCATTTTATTCGGCCACAGGTTTACCATTAATCGTCATTATCAGTGAAATCGGCGTTTCTTCCGGACTAATGCCTCCTGACAGGGCGGCCATCCTGGTAAGCGCGGGTATGGTTTCGATCTTGTTATTCCCTATCTTGGCTATTAAATTGCGTGGAAAAGCAATTCTGCCGTGGTAA
- a CDS encoding chloride channel protein — MVFWIGAIVVGLVIVLLTWLSEWTTHTYLSFSLHYPWFHFIIPPFGMGLTAWITFRFFPGSERSGIPQIKAALEISNTLADRAKLVSLRISFGKILLTMMGLLCGASVGLGGPAIHVGASIMLSLGRVTQFPSHYMEKGLILAGSAAGFAAMFSTPLAGIIFAIEEMGRNMEERLSSLVLTAIIFSGVTAYALINRYIYFGDESMLNMPWGRSWLAVPLCGVVGGFLGGLFSKIIILGIRFFNQFHISIILLAVICGGLIAVVNYLSGDVTAGTGYQQIKLILKGIQPMEPSYPFLKMIATCATFFSGIPSGIFVPSLATGAGIGVNLANWFPIAPLSAMILLTMTAYFSGMLQSPLTSFVIVMEMTNSHEILIPLMAAAFLANGTSKLINPVPLYLALFNASKYQLNKQVKINES, encoded by the coding sequence TTGGTTTTCTGGATAGGCGCTATCGTAGTCGGCCTGGTTATTGTGTTGTTGACATGGCTCAGTGAATGGACCACACATACTTATCTTTCGTTTTCCCTCCATTATCCTTGGTTTCATTTTATCATTCCGCCTTTTGGCATGGGATTGACAGCATGGATCACGTTTCGTTTCTTTCCAGGCAGCGAACGTAGCGGTATACCTCAGATTAAAGCGGCACTCGAAATATCAAATACTCTTGCAGACAGAGCCAAATTGGTTTCGTTAAGAATTTCTTTCGGGAAAATACTTTTAACTATGATGGGGTTACTTTGCGGTGCATCGGTTGGCTTGGGTGGTCCCGCTATTCATGTGGGTGCTTCTATAATGTTATCCTTGGGCAGGGTAACTCAATTCCCATCTCATTACATGGAAAAAGGTTTAATTCTTGCCGGGAGCGCGGCCGGTTTCGCGGCGATGTTTAGTACTCCTCTGGCGGGTATTATTTTTGCCATTGAAGAAATGGGGCGAAACATGGAAGAGCGCTTGAGCAGTCTGGTATTGACTGCGATTATTTTTTCCGGTGTTACGGCTTACGCTTTAATAAACCGTTACATTTATTTCGGGGATGAATCTATGCTCAATATGCCTTGGGGAAGAAGCTGGTTAGCGGTTCCGCTGTGTGGGGTCGTAGGTGGGTTTCTGGGAGGGCTTTTCAGCAAAATTATTATTCTTGGCATTCGATTCTTTAATCAATTCCACATTTCAATTATTTTATTAGCCGTAATCTGCGGCGGTTTGATTGCTGTTGTCAATTATTTATCGGGTGATGTGACAGCAGGAACCGGCTATCAACAAATCAAATTGATTTTAAAGGGTATTCAGCCAATGGAGCCTTCTTATCCGTTCCTAAAGATGATAGCAACCTGTGCCACTTTTTTTAGCGGAATACCCAGCGGAATTTTTGTTCCTTCACTTGCAACAGGCGCAGGAATTGGCGTCAATTTGGCTAACTGGTTTCCCATCGCGCCCCTATCAGCTATGATTTTGTTGACCATGACTGCTTATTTTTCGGGCATGCTTCAGTCTCCACTGACGTCATTTGTTATTGTCATGGAAATGACCAATAGTCATGAAATACTCATTCCTTTAATGGCAGCCGCGTTTTTAGCGAATGGGACATCGAAACTTATTAATCCTGTACCTTTGTATCTTGCATTATTTAACGCCTCTAAATACCAATTAAACAAGCAAGTTAAGATCAATGAAAGCTGA
- a CDS encoding glycoside hydrolase family 5 protein, with protein sequence MKLKSDFLSILPRIPVLLSTLIILSPLCCFASDFLKVDGPDIRDNYGEGKNVHLYGTNLGGWRGHEPWMSPLTGASNEWDARNILTDRFGKDAVWELYNAYWDSWITEIDFKNIAEAGLNCIRLPVYAFNHMDDEGNWRLDDTGAIDLSRIEWTVNKALEYGLYTILDLHGAPGSQNGAHHSGRQNGPLLYSTPLYQNQLIEFWETLATRFKDNAAVAGYDLINEPSETFPGRMGSEVVNLYDSLYQAIRAIDPDHIIFMEAIWWWDTLPNPQEKNWENVVYSLHYYQWQNNEDFTVMKNAVDGWIQEAQNWGSKYNVPHFIGEFTLFANADSWDYGLQQFTETGSHWTTWTYKVMGRNNWGMYNTEAQNSNVADIASDDLNTIKNKWSQWNTPEYFSPNPTVINAMRKATLGRDLKRPTEAFTAKSEKLAENSGDVAEPIAAFD encoded by the coding sequence ATGAAACTAAAATCTGATTTCCTCTCAATTTTACCTAGAATCCCCGTTTTACTCTCGACCTTGATAATATTGTCCCCTTTATGTTGTTTCGCTTCCGATTTTCTTAAAGTCGATGGCCCGGATATCAGAGACAATTATGGTGAAGGTAAAAATGTTCATCTTTACGGCACCAATCTGGGAGGTTGGAGGGGGCACGAACCCTGGATGTCGCCTTTAACCGGTGCATCAAATGAATGGGATGCGCGAAATATTCTTACCGATCGTTTTGGTAAAGATGCTGTCTGGGAGTTATATAACGCTTACTGGGATTCATGGATCACAGAAATTGATTTCAAGAACATCGCCGAAGCCGGCCTCAACTGTATCCGTTTGCCAGTCTATGCGTTTAATCATATGGATGATGAGGGCAACTGGAGACTGGACGATACAGGCGCCATTGATTTATCCAGGATTGAATGGACTGTAAACAAAGCGCTTGAGTATGGGCTCTACACCATACTTGATCTGCATGGCGCGCCGGGTTCACAAAACGGAGCCCATCATTCAGGACGGCAAAACGGTCCGCTGCTTTATTCCACCCCGCTTTATCAGAATCAACTGATAGAATTTTGGGAAACCCTTGCCACGCGTTTTAAAGACAATGCCGCTGTGGCCGGTTATGACCTGATAAATGAACCCTCCGAAACCTTTCCAGGGAGGATGGGGTCTGAGGTAGTTAACCTTTATGACTCCTTGTATCAGGCTATCCGAGCGATTGATCCCGACCACATCATATTTATGGAAGCAATTTGGTGGTGGGATACGCTTCCGAATCCCCAAGAGAAAAATTGGGAGAATGTCGTCTATTCTTTGCACTACTACCAATGGCAAAACAATGAAGATTTTACAGTGATGAAAAATGCTGTGGATGGGTGGATACAGGAAGCTCAAAATTGGGGTTCAAAATATAACGTACCGCATTTTATAGGGGAGTTTACATTGTTCGCTAATGCCGATTCCTGGGATTACGGACTTCAGCAATTTACAGAAACCGGCAGCCACTGGACAACGTGGACTTATAAGGTGATGGGACGCAATAACTGGGGCATGTATAACACAGAAGCGCAAAACAGCAATGTTGCCGATATTGCTTCGGATGATTTAAACACGATAAAAAACAAATGGAGTCAATGGAATACACCCGAATATTTTTCTCCCAACCCTACCGTCATCAACGCCATGCGAAAAGCAACCTTAGGCCGAGACTTGAAACGGCCTACTGAAGCTTTTACTGCTAAATCTGAAAAACTGGCGGAAAACAGCGGTGACGTCGCTGAGCCAATCGCCGCTTTTGATTAA
- the atpD gene encoding F0F1 ATP synthase subunit beta — MHFKNDNQPIGVIIEVHGPVVVIDCNRLPPLKQALCTRFDHTLYLFEVHQHLDEKLVRAITLHGTAGLRRGMIVFDTGSPLHVPVSESCLGRLLNVFGEPLDGGPDLPQQNFRNIHAKPLPLSESIGISGILETGIKVIDLLCPFVRGGKTGLFGGAGVGKTVLVMEFIHAISSIHKGVSVFAGIGERIREAHELWQELQRAGVMDDTLMVFGQMDESPGVRFRVGLSALTYAEYLRDTLHKEVLFVIDNVFRFVQAGSEISSLLGRMPATVGYQPTLTTEVAELQDRILSSRQGAITSVQAVYVPADDMTDPAVSAILSHLDTTVVLSRDQASKGIYPAVDPLRSGSKLMDRTTLGERHYAVAEGVREHLAKYREMEDIIAMLGIEELSEYDRKIILRARKLQRYLTQPFSVLADHTKQAGMSVPLSKTLDDCDAFLSGKYDDLSEEQCYMRGGMEVPHD; from the coding sequence ATGCACTTTAAAAATGACAACCAACCCATTGGGGTTATTATCGAAGTCCATGGGCCCGTGGTTGTTATCGATTGCAACCGCTTACCGCCACTGAAGCAAGCGTTATGCACACGCTTCGACCATACGCTTTATCTTTTTGAAGTTCATCAACACCTGGACGAAAAACTGGTGCGTGCGATTACACTTCATGGCACTGCCGGATTACGCCGAGGCATGATCGTCTTTGATACCGGCTCACCCTTGCATGTGCCTGTTTCCGAGTCTTGTTTGGGCCGCTTATTAAATGTGTTTGGTGAACCTTTGGATGGGGGGCCTGACCTGCCTCAGCAAAATTTCAGAAATATTCACGCAAAACCTTTGCCGCTTTCCGAATCAATCGGCATCTCCGGTATTCTGGAAACCGGAATCAAAGTCATTGATTTACTCTGCCCCTTTGTCAGAGGCGGTAAAACCGGTTTATTCGGCGGAGCCGGGGTGGGCAAGACCGTCCTGGTGATGGAGTTTATTCATGCGATATCGTCAATTCATAAAGGTGTTTCAGTCTTTGCCGGAATAGGCGAACGCATCCGTGAAGCCCATGAATTATGGCAAGAGTTGCAGCGTGCCGGAGTTATGGACGATACGCTAATGGTTTTCGGACAAATGGATGAATCACCCGGCGTTCGATTCAGGGTGGGTCTTTCGGCCTTGACCTATGCCGAGTATCTGCGTGATACCTTACATAAAGAAGTACTTTTTGTGATCGATAATGTCTTTCGCTTCGTACAAGCCGGAAGTGAAATCTCCAGTTTATTAGGACGAATGCCGGCTACGGTAGGGTATCAGCCTACATTGACAACCGAAGTAGCTGAGTTGCAGGACCGTATCCTTTCCAGCCGGCAAGGTGCAATCACCTCGGTACAAGCGGTTTATGTGCCGGCCGACGATATGACCGATCCTGCCGTAAGTGCGATACTCAGTCATCTGGATACCACTGTAGTGCTATCCAGAGACCAGGCGAGCAAAGGCATATACCCTGCCGTCGATCCCTTACGATCAGGCAGTAAATTAATGGACAGAACGACGTTGGGTGAGCGCCATTATGCGGTGGCGGAGGGAGTAAGAGAACACTTGGCCAAGTACAGGGAAATGGAAGATATCATTGCGATGCTGGGCATTGAGGAATTGTCCGAATATGATCGAAAAATCATCCTGCGTGCCCGTAAATTACAACGCTATTTGACCCAACCTTTCTCGGTGCTAGCTGATCACACCAAACAGGCGGGTATGTCGGTACCCTTGAGCAAAACACTTGACGATTGCGACGCCTTCCTTTCCGGAAAATACGATGATCTTTCCGAAGAGCAATGTTATATGCGCGGAGGAATGGAGGTGCCTCATGACTGA
- a CDS encoding F0F1 ATP synthase subunit epsilon, whose amino-acid sequence MTDFVLQLYDAAHEQRIAGVTSFMGEDASGSFGILPNHDRFMTVLVFGLARFRQTQSDWQYLGLPGGVLYFHNNELTVSTRHFIIDSDLEKISALLEEQLLKEEENLQATRQSIKNLEQAMIKRMMALNRKSMELL is encoded by the coding sequence ATGACTGATTTCGTACTTCAACTTTATGATGCTGCGCATGAGCAAAGGATAGCCGGCGTCACTTCCTTCATGGGCGAAGATGCCTCCGGTAGTTTCGGCATTCTGCCCAATCATGACCGCTTTATGACTGTCCTGGTGTTTGGTTTGGCGCGTTTCCGACAGACGCAAAGTGATTGGCAATACCTGGGTTTACCCGGAGGCGTGCTTTATTTTCACAATAATGAATTAACGGTGAGCACCCGACATTTTATAATTGACAGCGATCTGGAAAAAATCAGTGCCTTACTGGAAGAACAGTTGCTCAAGGAAGAAGAGAATCTTCAGGCAACACGGCAATCAATAAAAAACCTTGAGCAAGCCATGATCAAGCGGATGATGGCACTAAACCGGAAATCGATGGAGTTGCTATGA
- a CDS encoding AtpZ/AtpI family protein produces MNSRLHLKKKIESQIKRIKQADKDRPNLLSQTIYIGTLGLVMVLPIVAGTYLGHWLDSGVPGYSMRWTLSLLFLGVLIGIANVYFLIKEL; encoded by the coding sequence ATGAACAGTCGACTGCATTTGAAAAAAAAGATTGAGAGTCAGATAAAACGGATAAAACAAGCGGATAAAGACCGACCCAATTTATTGTCGCAGACTATTTACATCGGCACGCTGGGTTTAGTCATGGTGCTGCCCATTGTGGCCGGAACCTATTTAGGGCATTGGCTGGATAGCGGCGTACCCGGTTATTCGATGCGCTGGACACTGAGCCTTTTGTTTCTGGGTGTCCTGATAGGAATTGCCAATGTCTATTTTTTAATTAAAGAATTATAG
- a CDS encoding F0F1 ATP synthase subunit A, translating into MENEFYVALGLLMISGSIITTWGIMLVIACLAWISTRHLERLPDSVQTTVETIVSAIDEAILAVAPQHGRQILPFIATLWLFLLIANLVGLIPGLHSPTRDLSVTCALAVLVFFSAHWFGIKNLGLKNYLRHYLSPSPILLPFHLISELSRTLALAIRLFGNIMSLEMAAMLILLVAGFLAPIPILMLHIIEALVQAYIFGMLALIYLAGAMQSQQPNS; encoded by the coding sequence ATGGAAAACGAGTTTTATGTTGCCTTAGGTCTGCTGATGATAAGTGGTTCTATCATAACCACATGGGGTATCATGCTGGTCATTGCCTGTCTGGCCTGGATTTCGACGCGACATCTGGAAAGGCTGCCGGATTCTGTGCAAACCACTGTAGAAACTATCGTGTCGGCCATTGATGAAGCCATTCTTGCCGTTGCACCACAACACGGCCGGCAGATTTTGCCTTTCATTGCAACTCTCTGGTTGTTTTTACTGATTGCCAATTTGGTTGGCTTGATCCCCGGCTTGCATTCCCCCACCCGTGATCTGTCAGTGACTTGCGCCTTGGCTGTGCTGGTGTTTTTTTCAGCACACTGGTTTGGCATCAAAAATCTGGGCTTGAAAAACTATCTGCGTCATTATTTATCACCCAGCCCGATTTTATTACCGTTTCATTTGATCAGTGAATTGTCCCGAACGCTGGCACTGGCCATTCGCCTGTTCGGCAATATCATGAGCCTGGAAATGGCTGCTATGTTAATTTTATTGGTGGCCGGTTTTCTGGCCCCTATTCCGATTTTGATGCTGCACATCATCGAAGCCTTGGTGCAAGCCTATATTTTCGGCATGCTGGCTTTGATCTATCTGGCCGGTGCCATGCAGTCTCAACAACCTAACTCATAG
- a CDS encoding ATP synthase subunit c family protein (produces ATP from ADP in the presence of a proton gradient across the membrane; subunit C is part of the membrane proton channel F0) — MSDISIIVLGSSVAAIIGIALGVMLPALAMGNAISRALEAISRQPEAERSIMRTLFIGLAMIESLAIYCLVIILIVLFKNPLLEYIINK; from the coding sequence GTGTCAGACATTTCTATTATCGTACTTGGATCAAGTGTTGCGGCAATCATCGGTATTGCATTAGGTGTCATGTTGCCGGCGCTGGCCATGGGAAATGCGATCAGCAGAGCATTGGAAGCTATTTCCCGACAACCGGAAGCGGAACGTTCGATTATGCGCACCTTATTTATAGGCCTGGCGATGATTGAATCGCTGGCCATCTATTGTTTAGTGATCATTTTGATTGTGTTATTCAAAAATCCGCTGCTTGAGTACATTATTAATAAGTGA